TCCGCAACAACTGCTTCACTACATCTGGATACCTTGCAGAGAGGTCCACTCGTTCATATGGATCAGCAGTTATGTTGAAAAGCCACACTGTTTTGCCAGCTGACCAAGAAACGCGTTCATTGTGCCAGCGGTTGGGGCCCGCGTTACTGAAGGCCTGTGGAGGCACCCAGTCACTATATCCCGGATTTCCTGTCAGTAGTTTCCAGTGATTCACTCTGATGGCTGATTGAATCGCAGTGTTCCAGATCCCatagccagctgcccaggacccATTTTTGGCTTTGGTGTAAATCGGGTCAATGTTGTGTAAGATGTCTACCCGTGGAGAACGTCTGCCTTCGCTAATGGTTTCCCATATATCATAGCCATCCAGTTGGATATCTTCATCGATCTGGCCTTCTGCCAGCGTGATCAAAGTGGGGAACCAATCTGTGATGTGAACGAGCTCCTTACACACAGACCCTTTGTTTTTTAGAAGGGGGCTATGGACAAACCCAACAGCACGGATACCTCCTTCCCAATAGGTCCCTTTGCTTCCTCGGAGAGGCCAGTTACTTCCTCCGGCCATTGGCTGCCCACCGTTATCTGAAGAATATATGATAATGCTATTCTCATAGTAACCATACTTCTTTAACGCAAGGGTTACATTGTTTATGGCTTCATCCAAACAAGCTAGCATTGCAGCATATCTTCGCCTGTTGATGTTATTTATTGATCGATAATGTTCAAAATACTTGCCTGGTGCCTGAAGAGGCGAATGAACAGCCTGGTAAGCAATATATAAGAATATAGGTTTCCTGGGGTTATGAGAAGCTAAGATTTGTTGTACTTTTTGTGTGTACATCTGTGTCGAGTAGATGCCGTTGTCATGATCCCAAGCTGCGTTGTCATTCTCGTACAGGTCATAGCCACATATCCCAGGGCTGTCACATTTGAAGTGAGTGTAATAGTCACCGCTGCCTAAGAGTGAGCCGAAGAAAGTGTCAAATCCTCTCTGCGTGGGCATGCATTCTCTGCGATAAAACCCCAAGTGCCATTTGCCAACCATGTGTGTTGAATAACCAACCTCCTTCAGCTTCTGAGGTAGCGTGACGTTATCCAGAGGTAAGCAGTTGGGCTGGGTTGGCCGTATAATGGAGTGCTGAAGGCCGGTGTGTATCTGGTAcctggaggcagggaggagacagGCATCAGGCAGGACGAGGGGAAAGAAATGCTCAGGCCCTTACGCATGGACACCCATGTGCATAACTGTGACAGCAAATATTCCTATGCATGTAGcaattttctctggaaatattttgaagtgcACATGTCAAAAACTAACAAGATCATACTATCAAATCTGCTGAAACAGGAGAACGGCATCTGTTTCACCTCACAAGCGTTTAAGAGTGGTTCCCCCACCTCCTTTGGCCGGTGGGCAACAATACTGAACAAGAAACATGCACAGCAGCATCACACACTTTGCTTCCTGCTGGCCTCATTTTTAACGTTTTAATTTCCTTGTAGCTGTGAGCAATGTCAAAGGAGGTCAGAGGCAATGTGCTGCCTGTGAACCATTATTTGGGCACTACTATTTTAAAGCTAGCAGTCAAATTCACAGACCTTTATGGTATCCCTTATGTATAATCCAAACCCTAGAAAGCAGAATGGTTGCATTGCTTTTCTGATCATGAACTACAGCGCTGACTGAGGACCAGCTCTCACGGCATGCACAATACTGAAAGCCTGACAGTCTGATTTCTGGTCATCCATCATGCGATATGCATATGGGCTATGACTTAGCAGAAATATTACTAATATTATAACACCTGAGTCAGTCGTCAGCATGCACATAATGGGGCCTGGCTCTGTTCTCTCCTGAACACCTACAGTCCCATGCTCCGGCATTTATCTCCTGAGTAAGAGGTGTAAGTATAAGCAGACAGCAAGTACCTTGGCCGAAACTCAAGGATGCATATGCGGTTATGAAGGGATAATTTCATCACTGGATCTCTTGTTCAGCAGTCATTTTCTGTCCTTGCCTAACTGTTCAATTAAATGTTTCCTTCCATGAACTGAGCTAGTGAAAATACCTATATATACAGGAGCACAGATATTTTgaggtcctttttttttcctccacagaaaGCTTTCACATGTCCCCATTTAACAATTATTATAGAAAATTATGTGGATAAATACAATTTTTACAATGCCTCATAATGTACTAGTGGTAAACATATCTACAGCATGTAAATATGCTGGACTTTGAGCGCGTAACAGCAGTATATTTAAAGGATAGGATAATAAATTCTGCAGTGCAGTACAGTCTATGTGTAAAGAATACATATGGCCTCCATATGATTAGAAAATGAATTCAGCATGGGCAGTAGTAAGTATCAAAAATCAAGGACAAATCCGTTTATATCAGTTtgacactaaaaaataaaatgtaacagcACATTGTAAACCAAAGATGACTTCTCCCTGAGTGTGAGAATAGATTAAATTCTCAATCATGTCTAGAACAGCTAGGTCTACCAATACTGTGGATCTTCCCCCAAAACACTTTATTAATTTGTGGTAGTAGGAGTTGGGACTTCCTGACACATTCTGCTAGTATTGCCAATCTGATTGGCCTCCTGAGCTatctagaaaattaaaaacattaggCTCTGCCTGTCCATAAATAACTTAAAGTCTGCTTTTATATGATGCCTTTCTAGCCAAGATGTTAGAAGGCACCATAGATGCCTTTAATGCCTGCCAATCTGTAATAATTGTGTAACTCCCATTTTATTCTTGAGCTTATTTCCACAGAACCAGAAGCTTTACCCTAACTAATTTATTGCAGAAGCTTTGGGTGTTGCACTCCTCTGCTTTAAGCTAGCCTGTACTTGGtacactgcagcactgctgcttttctttgtctctctggCACTTTTTCAGAGCATTGTTCCTGTCACCAGTTTGTGGATCTGGAGCCCTGCCTTCCAATTGTCTCCAAACTCACAAGCTGGTGCTGACACAGGAGATACTGCAGTAGTCAAAGGATACTCTCAAAATGACGGGTTTCTGGGATCtacactttgtttttttaaaagaaatgtcatGCACCCACAAATACCCACATCCCTCCCATGATTCAAGTATAATACTCTCCTTTTAAAACAGGTAAACTACAAGAAGGAAACCACGCTGACTAATGGCAATGCCCCATATTTCAGTTCACTCCATCTTTGAGAGTCCTCAGGGAATTATGTTCACAAGACATttcatttccttccccttctccttcttctgcctttttaaacTCATTCGGTAAATTCCCCTTATTTGATCCAACTGGAAAATCCTTGCCCCCACCCTGTTATTTTAGTAAACAGCTTCTGCTTTCTTAAACATTGACAGCCTCCTCTATCTCGAGATCAGCCCCCAATCCCAGCCAGACAGTTTCTCCCCTGATAAGCTAATTTTGCTGGAAGTCAGAATTTTCTCTAAAGCCATGTTGTTGTAATAGAGATCCTTCCATCCTTCTCCTCGACACAGAAGCTGAGCCTGGAGGGAATGGGCAACAGAATTTGCGACACATTGCAAACCAGTTTGCCTCTTGACAAAGCCTACGCAGGAAGTATGATACTCATACAAAGTTAATTCTCATAAAGAATTCATAAACAACATGCAGATTCCCCAGCTAGGGGTTTTCAATTATATATCCAAGCATAAAATTCCTACACTCTTAATCTGACAAATACTGCACCAAAAAATATCAAGAATTAGCCTCAGTCATACATATTCTTAGGAAAATATCTGGCATAGAGCAATGCATCTTATTTCAGCAGTCCCCTCAGTAAGTTATTCAATATGCTGGCTACAATGCACATATAGCAGTCCTGCTTCAATTCTCGGCTGCTGTCTTTTTTCATGAGACTTGGTGTGTTTcccatatgtgtgtgtgtgcatgctatTTATGGCATAGCTATGCTTCtgaatatacatatatgcacacatacaaatAGTACACATTAAAAAGGGATCTGCAAAATAATCAATTTTGAGTGAAAATATTTCAACTGTAGAAATGTTTCAAAGAAATATCAACCTCTAGTAATCAGAATATTCTTCACTATGATAAAAATGGTCAATATTTGCTCACTTTTCTGTGCCACATGCCTTCCTAATTGTTCCATTATGTGCCAATATTGCTTTTTCAgtgaaagtattttgttttcaaaggactTGTAAACTATTCATGGGAAAACAAAGTAATCTGAGCAAAAGACAGTGATTATATGGAAGTAAATGGTATTAATAGCAATAGGAAAAGTGTCTCAACATTACTATTTTGAAACTATATTTAGATTGTGCAAGAGAAAAACTGAACAAGGCAAAACATAACAGAAATAAGAGGCAGATGCTGATTTTGGGTGAGTTCTCTAGAAGATAAACTCACAAGCTCACTAACTGCCATGAAATGTCTGTGAAATACATTCTATAGATTTCATCACTTTCTACCACAAGATTAGCTAATTCATTAGAATAAATTGGTTGAATTTAATCCCAAATGCAGAAAGCAAGTTATGATCATGAACAGTCTGTAATTCATTATGATAATTACATCACTAGTAACCAGTTAAATATAAGCAAATGCTGTCAGGCCACAGAATCTAATTTCACAGTTTTTTAGACTTTGACCTTTATGGACAGTATTTACATAAAGGTAACAGACTGATAATATTCTGCATGAAGTTCAGGGTTCAAGATTTGTGAATACTTTATACACATGTTCTGTGCTCTCTTTCTTTCTACCCCTCCAAGTTTCTAGATCATGGCTGTCCCTATTAGATACCTGAAATTTGGAATTTGCAGAACAAGGAACTAAGTAAAATTTATGTGAAATGTTTAGCTAATAATATGCACATTGAAAATTAATCTACCCTCACTACATGAGGATGGCTCTTCTTTGCGCATTTTCTACTCCTATTTCTATTTTACTAGTGTGGAAGCTGTTCAGATGTTTACAGTAAAAACACTGTTATAACTGCTTCAGCTAAGGCAGCTGTTTAATGCTAGTTGACTGTTACACCattttgtttacttgtttgtAGAGGAAACTTTAAAGCAACGGACTCCCAGTGGGAGTATCTTGATAGGTCCTTTGCTTCTTTGATGCTgagagaaatatttcagaggtttcttaaaataaataaataaacaaataaatcctCCATTCTGAGTGTGAGCTCATGATACTGCTTTCCAATGTGATTTCCCTTCCCATTTTAATCtagaaagacagaaaactaaGCCAGTGGCTTTTACATTACTCCTACCTTCAGTCTCAAGGTGCAGAGACCATTAAGTTGTAAAAGGTCAACTGTACATTCAAGTATCAGAGTCTTTGTGGATGTAAATCACCACGGGGACACTACAGTCAATTTGACCTGAACTTGAGGAATGCATTAACATTTGGAGGCTTAATTTCCCCTTTCTGATGTCCTTAGCAAAGCTAAATTAGTTTCCCAGTTCCCATCTGGAGAGCAAACCAAAGTAGAGAAGTGGATCAATGACAGTAATCTTTGCACATTTTCACTACTATACCCCTGAAGCAGAGAGCAAGAGTTAAGGTCTGTATAGTAGAAGAGATTGTCCTGGCATGCCTCACATCCCCATGGTGCTTATGCAGTCTTAAACATATGTAGGCCAAAccagttttccttaaaaaaagtttCCCTAAGGAGTTTTCTATTGAGTACTTTCCCCCTTAACTTCAGGGTGGGTTCTGCACTGAGAAAGAAGCTGGGATGTTTCTAATTTTGTAATGTGCATGTACAAAACTATTGATTTTAAgctttcataatttaaaaatacttcattaatTGTCTTCAAATTGAGATTCTTTTAAGGCTCACTGAAGATTGACAAAGAAGCACAGTTTGAAGTTTCTAATTTCAGGAACTTTTGCTAGCACAGTTCTAGTTAGTACATGTggagaatgtatttttattatgctTGCATAGCTCAGGATATGTCAAAAAAATGTTTCcgatttctaaaataataaattctaGCCTAGgatttagaaaataatattttaaataaaaaaaaataatttgccagAAGGAGTTGCAAACATAGCAATAGCACCAAGGTATGCATGCCACATTAATTAAAGGGATCATTATTGATGATTATGCATTTCCTTGttaaaaagagtaaaatacaGCAAGTAGATACCAGTCTATAACATAGGCTTAGGGACTGCTAAAGCATGGTCTTTGACACCTTACCTGAAACTGTTGTATAACACAACAGCTAGAAATATAGCTATTTCAGATGAGTAAAGAATATAGGAATAGGTGACGGTTTTTGTTTGGAGGTTCCCAGTCCTCAGAGGTCCAAAttagtggggagaaaaaaaccccaacatgccACTTGCTGCCAGCAAATCATTAGAAGTAGGACTCAGTGACCAGTAAGAGAAAATAGATATAATAAAGACTTCTTTATAGTGCACTGAGGCTTTAGCGTGGAGTCCACAAACCCTAATTGTTTGAAAAAGCTGTTACTTTGGACAGATATGTTTACTCTTATTACCTCAAAGTTGTTTTGAGCTCCAAGATGCTTGTGAGGGAAGCAGAAGCTTTCCGGAAGCTCTTCTGCTTTCAGCCCTCCAAACAGACTGGTGAAGAGCATGGCAGAGAAATGCAAAGTTCCTGATCAGACATGGACCAACATGAAAGGATCCCACAAAAATGATTTTGCATCAGAAATATTTGCCATAAAACCTACACGTTTTACACTGAATCTGCTAaggtttttaaaactaaaatcagGGACTAAAGCTGGAAAAAGGGCAGGTTGACACTGAAGACACTGGGGCAGAGGACAGAGCTAAGCTGACTTAAATGAGATGCAAATAAACCTATCACAGCCTGAGATGCCTTGCTGCAAAGCAGTCAGCAAGTATCAATTCACAGTCACTTCAGATTGATGACAATGAAAGCCATAGCCTGTAGCCGCAGtgcttctttcattttatattaaGTAAATTTACTGATAAGCA
The sequence above is drawn from the Strix aluco isolate bStrAlu1 chromosome 4, bStrAlu1.hap1, whole genome shotgun sequence genome and encodes:
- the ARSJ gene encoding arylsulfatase J; amino-acid sequence: MARGGCSWPHRLCKGKMVAVGVLAGLSVLSLLTYGYLAWDSLGLGPGDAEATRTGLGEELGAGAPSSQPHIIFILADDQGFRDVGYHGSEIRTPTLDKLAAEGVKLENYYVQPMCTPSRSQFITGKYQIHTGLQHSIIRPTQPNCLPLDNVTLPQKLKEVGYSTHMVGKWHLGFYRRECMPTQRGFDTFFGSLLGSGDYYTHFKCDSPGICGYDLYENDNAAWDHDNGIYSTQMYTQKVQQILASHNPRKPIFLYIAYQAVHSPLQAPGKYFEHYRSINNINRRRYAAMLACLDEAINNVTLALKKYGYYENSIIIYSSDNGGQPMAGGSNWPLRGSKGTYWEGGIRAVGFVHSPLLKNKGSVCKELVHITDWFPTLITLAEGQIDEDIQLDGYDIWETISEGRRSPRVDILHNIDPIYTKAKNGSWAAGYGIWNTAIQSAIRVNHWKLLTGNPGYSDWVPPQAFSNAGPNRWHNERVSWSAGKTVWLFNITADPYERVDLSARYPDVVKQLLRRLSQFNKTAVPVRYPPKDPRSNPKLNGGVWGPWFKEDEKKKKSDKSKGANKQKKNKNKKKANWKKGQSLHCRSLLAGG